One window of the Brevundimonas goettingensis genome contains the following:
- a CDS encoding YqgE/AlgH family protein: MDAFQSLVGRLLVAMPGIGDDRFEHAVILVCVHEPDHAMGLRLDRPAPAVDLKSVLSKLEIPAPDSAIGRPVMDGGPVDRERGFVLHTDDWMSPEASVGFFSGLAMTGTKDALLAMTDVATGPRRSKLLLGYAGWGEGQLEDELGENVWLTADADMDLIFDGDHETKWSRALARLGVNAAFLSGQAGRA, translated from the coding sequence ATGGACGCTTTCCAATCCCTCGTCGGACGGCTTCTGGTCGCGATGCCGGGCATCGGCGACGACCGGTTCGAACATGCGGTGATCCTGGTCTGCGTGCATGAGCCCGACCATGCGATGGGCCTCAGGCTGGACCGGCCCGCGCCGGCGGTCGACCTCAAGTCCGTGCTCTCGAAGCTGGAGATTCCGGCGCCCGACAGCGCCATCGGCCGTCCTGTCATGGACGGCGGCCCCGTGGACCGCGAGCGCGGCTTCGTCCTGCACACCGACGACTGGATGTCGCCCGAGGCCAGTGTCGGCTTCTTCAGCGGCCTTGCCATGACGGGGACGAAGGACGCCCTTCTGGCCATGACCGACGTCGCCACCGGGCCGCGCCGGTCCAAGCTGCTGCTCGGCTATGCCGGTTGGGGCGAGGGCCAGCTGGAGGACGAACTGGGCGAGAACGTCTGGCTGACCGCCGACGCCGACATGGACCTGATCTTCGACGGCGACCACGAGACGAAGTGGAGCCGGGCTCTGGCGCGACTGGGCGTCAATGCGGCCTTCCTGTCGGGACAGGCGGGGCGGGCGTAG
- a CDS encoding amidohydrolase — MPRSLVAASLTSALGALLAACGSPALSQDMVLRGGTIHTGLPGDVTAEAVLVRDGRIAFVGKASDLPAAPGVPVIDLKGAALFPGFTDGHAHLDGIGWRELTLNLEGSTSVVDAMARLSAWASAHPEGPIIGRGWIETRWPESANGPRFLTAADLDAAAPGRVVLLGRADGHAVTASSAALAAAHIDETTQPPAGGEIARDTAGKPTGFLLDAAMALVADLRPQTDPAALRAAYQAGFRVEAAYGWTGVHFMSAPWKDIPLLEQMAEADEAPIRVYTSVTPDGARELFASGPRSVADGRIITRAIKLYADGALGSRGAALYDPYSDAPETRGLMQTDAAEIVPIYEGALRAGIQVATHAIGDRGNGSVIEWYRQAMAEVPRAEWKGGTDIRWRIEHAQILRPSDYQAYVDLPIIASMQPSHAIGDFHFAPARLGEDRLNGAYAWKSLVDLGVIVVGGSDSPVERGDPLIEFYAAVARRDLEGFQGPDWHPEEAVSRETALKMFTLWPAWASFRENELGTIEVGKRADFTAFDIDLMTVPAAQIPHGHAVLTVVDGKVVYERK, encoded by the coding sequence ATGCCCAGGTCTCTCGTCGCAGCCTCCCTGACATCGGCCCTGGGCGCCCTGCTGGCCGCCTGCGGCTCGCCCGCTCTGTCCCAGGACATGGTCCTGCGCGGCGGGACCATCCATACCGGCCTCCCCGGCGACGTCACGGCTGAGGCCGTGCTGGTCCGGGACGGCCGCATCGCCTTCGTCGGCAAGGCCTCGGACCTTCCCGCCGCCCCCGGCGTCCCGGTGATCGACCTGAAGGGCGCCGCGCTGTTTCCCGGCTTCACCGACGGCCACGCCCATCTGGACGGCATCGGCTGGCGCGAGCTGACCCTGAACCTCGAAGGTTCGACCTCCGTCGTCGACGCCATGGCCCGGCTCAGCGCCTGGGCCTCCGCCCACCCGGAGGGGCCGATCATCGGCCGCGGCTGGATCGAGACCCGCTGGCCCGAGAGCGCGAACGGCCCCCGCTTCCTGACGGCCGCCGACCTGGACGCCGCCGCCCCCGGCCGGGTCGTGCTTCTGGGCCGCGCCGACGGCCATGCGGTCACCGCCTCCTCGGCCGCCCTCGCCGCCGCCCATATCGACGAGACGACACAGCCCCCGGCGGGCGGAGAGATCGCCAGGGACACGGCCGGCAAGCCCACCGGCTTCCTGCTGGACGCCGCCATGGCCCTGGTCGCCGACCTGCGCCCCCAGACCGATCCCGCCGCCCTGCGCGCCGCCTATCAGGCCGGCTTCCGGGTCGAGGCCGCCTATGGCTGGACCGGCGTCCATTTCATGAGCGCGCCGTGGAAGGACATCCCTCTGCTGGAACAGATGGCCGAGGCGGATGAGGCGCCGATCCGCGTCTATACGTCCGTGACGCCCGACGGCGCCCGTGAGCTGTTCGCTTCGGGCCCGCGCAGCGTCGCCGACGGCCGGATCATCACCCGGGCGATCAAACTCTATGCCGACGGCGCCCTCGGCTCGCGCGGCGCGGCCCTCTATGATCCCTATTCGGATGCGCCCGAGACGCGCGGCCTGATGCAGACCGACGCCGCCGAGATCGTGCCCATCTATGAAGGCGCACTGCGCGCCGGGATCCAGGTCGCCACCCACGCCATCGGCGACCGGGGCAACGGCTCGGTGATCGAATGGTACCGTCAGGCCATGGCCGAGGTTCCTCGGGCCGAGTGGAAGGGTGGAACCGACATTCGTTGGCGCATCGAACACGCCCAGATCCTCAGGCCATCGGACTATCAGGCCTATGTCGACCTGCCGATCATCGCCTCCATGCAGCCCAGCCACGCCATCGGCGACTTCCACTTCGCCCCGGCCCGCCTGGGCGAGGACCGGCTGAACGGCGCCTATGCCTGGAAGAGCCTGGTCGACCTCGGCGTCATCGTGGTCGGCGGGTCGGATTCGCCGGTCGAGCGCGGCGATCCCCTGATCGAATTCTACGCCGCCGTCGCCCGCCGCGACCTTGAAGGCTTCCAGGGCCCCGACTGGCATCCGGAGGAGGCGGTGTCGCGCGAAACGGCGCTGAAGATGTTCACCCTCTGGCCGGCCTGGGCGTCCTTCCGCGAAAACGAACTCGGCACCATTGAGGTCGGCAAGCGCGCCGACTTCACCGCCTTCGACATCGACCTGATGACCGTCCCGGCCGCGCAGATCCCGCACGGCCATGCGGTCCTGACCGTTGTGGACGGCAAGGTGGTGTACGAGCGGAAGTAG
- a CDS encoding TonB-dependent receptor encodes MNRKRVFWATSALFTGMVLAGAASAQSTGTEATEVEQVVVTGTRGPRTIDGAIVAEDAGKSRNTITQEFIGKQAAGQTILQTLNLTPGLNFTNNDPYGSSGGNIRLHGFDGNRVSLTFDGIPLNDTGNYATYSNQQLDPELIERASVNTGTTDVDSPTASATGGTINYTVRRPASDFGGWVQGTLGDFGMRRIMGLVDTGEIGPWGTSAWFAVSKQEYDKFKGLGELRKTQYNFRIYQPLGDNGDFMSLSAHYNVNRNNNYLGPNLRTATGFCDVARTQVCVDQVNDPTNAFGWNVDLTPTYTAPTFRNGTADVDSNGTAFYGLRINPSNTGNIRGQSKFTLGHGLTFTFDPSFQYTLADGGTQNVTISERDATIRGTIASTTPTSGVDINKDGDTLDTVRVMNPSVTNTHRYGVNTSLIWDLNDDHRIRGAYTLDWGRHRQTGIYGLIDFSDPTNPQYVNPFGGRDSDTNIITNLDGYQLRARDRKSIAELNQFAAEYRGYFFDRALRINLGVRAPFFTRELNQYCYSQNASSNVRCTTETPNATLANGNVTFAATGTTQYIKPYTAEKKYDDVLPNVSALYRFGEGHSIFASYAENLSAPRTDSLYTVLRLADGSVGNPNVQPEHSANYDLGYRYSSRTVVASISGYLNKYQDRIVNTYDEDLGYFVDRNVGDVDIKGVDASIGWSPTEALSIYASASFTDSELLNDYRLTATTVAATKGKELVETPDQMYSLRLDYKFNDVFSAGIQGKYVGERWLSDVNDLKDDAYATADIDARFDFSTLGFEGTYLQINVINITDEDYYGSLGTVTSATPGQPGYGRPFAQVGAPRTMMASLRVAF; translated from the coding sequence ATGAACCGCAAACGCGTGTTCTGGGCGACATCCGCCCTCTTTACCGGCATGGTTCTCGCCGGCGCCGCCTCCGCCCAATCGACCGGTACGGAAGCGACCGAAGTCGAACAGGTCGTCGTCACCGGCACGCGCGGCCCGCGCACCATCGACGGCGCCATCGTCGCTGAAGACGCCGGCAAGAGCCGCAACACGATCACGCAAGAGTTCATCGGCAAGCAGGCCGCCGGTCAAACCATCCTGCAGACCCTGAACCTGACCCCGGGTCTGAACTTCACCAACAACGACCCCTACGGTTCGTCGGGCGGCAACATCCGTCTGCACGGCTTCGACGGCAACCGCGTTTCGCTGACCTTCGACGGCATTCCGCTGAACGACACCGGCAACTACGCCACCTACTCGAACCAGCAGCTGGACCCGGAACTGATCGAGCGCGCCTCGGTCAACACCGGCACCACCGACGTCGACAGCCCGACCGCCTCGGCGACCGGCGGCACCATCAACTACACCGTCCGCCGTCCGGCTTCGGACTTCGGCGGCTGGGTCCAGGGCACCCTGGGTGACTTCGGCATGCGCCGCATCATGGGCCTGGTCGACACCGGCGAGATCGGCCCGTGGGGCACCTCGGCCTGGTTCGCCGTCTCCAAGCAGGAGTACGACAAGTTCAAGGGCCTCGGCGAGCTCCGCAAGACCCAGTACAACTTCCGCATCTACCAGCCGCTGGGTGACAACGGCGACTTCATGTCGCTGTCGGCGCACTACAACGTCAACCGCAACAACAACTACCTCGGCCCGAACCTGCGTACGGCCACCGGCTTCTGCGACGTCGCCAGGACCCAGGTCTGCGTCGATCAGGTCAATGACCCGACCAACGCCTTCGGCTGGAACGTCGACCTGACCCCGACCTACACCGCCCCGACCTTCCGCAACGGCACCGCCGACGTGGACTCGAACGGCACGGCCTTCTACGGCCTGCGCATCAACCCGTCGAACACGGGCAACATCCGCGGCCAGTCGAAGTTCACCCTAGGCCACGGCCTGACCTTCACCTTCGACCCCTCGTTCCAGTACACCCTGGCCGACGGCGGCACCCAGAACGTGACGATCTCGGAACGTGACGCCACGATCCGCGGCACCATCGCCTCCACCACCCCGACCTCGGGCGTGGACATCAACAAGGACGGCGACACGCTCGACACCGTTCGCGTGATGAACCCGTCGGTGACCAACACCCACCGGTACGGCGTCAACACCTCGCTGATCTGGGATCTGAACGACGATCACCGCATCCGCGGCGCCTACACCCTGGATTGGGGTCGTCACCGTCAGACCGGCATCTACGGCCTGATCGACTTCTCCGACCCGACCAACCCCCAGTACGTGAACCCGTTCGGCGGTCGCGACAGCGACACCAACATCATCACCAACCTGGACGGTTACCAGCTGCGCGCCCGCGACCGTAAGTCGATCGCTGAACTGAACCAGTTCGCGGCCGAATACCGCGGTTACTTCTTTGACCGCGCCCTGCGTATCAACCTGGGTGTCCGCGCTCCGTTCTTCACGCGCGAACTGAACCAGTACTGCTACTCGCAGAACGCCTCGTCGAACGTCCGCTGCACCACCGAGACCCCGAACGCGACGCTCGCCAACGGCAACGTCACCTTCGCCGCCACGGGCACGACCCAGTATATCAAGCCCTACACCGCAGAGAAGAAGTACGACGACGTTCTGCCGAACGTCTCGGCCCTGTACCGCTTCGGTGAAGGCCACTCGATCTTCGCCTCGTACGCCGAAAACCTGTCGGCGCCGCGTACGGACAGCCTCTACACCGTCCTGCGTCTGGCGGATGGTTCGGTCGGCAACCCGAACGTTCAACCCGAGCACTCGGCCAACTACGACCTCGGCTACCGCTACTCGTCGCGGACCGTCGTGGCCTCGATCTCGGGCTACCTGAACAAGTACCAGGACCGCATCGTCAACACCTACGACGAAGACCTGGGCTACTTCGTGGACCGCAACGTCGGCGACGTGGACATCAAGGGCGTCGACGCCTCGATCGGCTGGTCGCCGACCGAAGCCCTGTCGATCTACGCCTCGGCCTCGTTCACCGACTCCGAACTGCTGAACGACTACCGCCTGACCGCGACCACCGTCGCGGCCACCAAGGGCAAGGAACTCGTTGAAACCCCTGACCAGATGTACAGCCTGCGTCTGGACTACAAGTTCAACGACGTCTTCTCGGCCGGCATCCAGGGCAAATACGTCGGCGAGCGCTGGCTCTCGGACGTCAACGACCTGAAGGACGACGCCTACGCCACCGCCGACATCGACGCCCGCTTCGACTTCTCGACCCTGGGCTTCGAAGGCACCTACCTGCAGATCAACGTGATCAACATCACGGATGAAGACTACTACGGCTCGCTGGGCACCGTGACCTCGGCTACCCCGGGTCAACCCGGCTACGGCCGTCCGTTCGCCCAGGTCGGCGCTCCGCGCACGATGATGGCCAGCCTGCGCGTCGCCTTCTAA